A window of Panicum virgatum strain AP13 chromosome 8K, P.virgatum_v5, whole genome shotgun sequence contains these coding sequences:
- the LOC120645373 gene encoding uncharacterized protein LOC120645373: protein MSSSTASRGGREASASSHGGREASATNPPPRPPLLVPHPAAAATTLPPSSRRGSHDSSSSDAAAATSPLPSGRINHVSSAVAVATTLPPLSGCATHVSSTAAVDHVGQDFSSANPGSSSAMLGSSSAPVDHADNNFSSAMPTKGGSKNPQGPPLHPYEEERLRQCMQNSARLQQLGIPGYTTCFARASAICKDKSKEHQRSREDSESDYEPSQEDSAEQDLVDDDISKQKK, encoded by the exons atgTCCTCCTCCACTGCCAGCCGTGGCGGCCGCGAAGCCTCCGCCAGCAGCCACGGCGGCCGTGAAGCCTCCGCCACCAACCCGCCACCGCGGCCTCCACTCCTCGTCCCCCATCCCGCTGCGGCGGCTACGACCCTGCCTCCGTCATCCAGGCGCGGCAGCCacgactcctcctcctccgacgccGCGGCAGCCACGTCTCCTCTGCCATCCGGGCGCATCAACCACGTCTCCTCTGCCGTGGCGGTGGCCACGACTCTTCCTCCGCTATCCGGGTGCGCCACGCACGTCTCCTCCACCGCTGCCGTGGACCATGTCGGCCAAGACTTCTCCTCCGCCAATCCCGGATCCTCCTCCGCCATGCTTGGTTCCTCCTCCGCCCCCGTGGACCACGCCGACAACAACTTCTCCTCTGCCATGCCCACGAAGGGTGGATCCAAGAATCCACAAG GACCGCCGCTTCATCCGTATGAAGAGGAGCGCCTAAGACAATGTATGCAGAATAGTGCAAGGTTGCAGCAACTTGGAATTCCTGGTTACACTACTTGTTTTGCAAGAGCATCTGCAATTTGTAAAGACAAGAGCAAGGAACATCAGAGAAGCAGAGAAGACTCTGAATCCGACTATGAGCCTTCACAAGAAGATAGTGCTGAACAAGATTTGGTTGATGATGACATTTCTAAG CAGAAAAAATAA